The following are from one region of the Macadamia integrifolia cultivar HAES 741 unplaced genomic scaffold, SCU_Mint_v3 scaffold2294, whole genome shotgun sequence genome:
- the LOC122066206 gene encoding STOREKEEPER protein-like has translation MPPKRPSLLEEPPTASSSSDEEEEEEEEVEEGQDPEEEEEEDDDDDNDDEGEEEDEQVKKPPVKAVHPPTPSSGSGPDAQSSESEDDEDSGTESGSDSESPEEPTRPSRIVDPNIKAISSKPMDNGLKSKNPATKPSAAPSPATPPGKFTVAAKRPAESDKDGRKDSKRGKRKHSDEEEDAGVSDDAEKKPGEDRKKQMFQRVWTEDDELAILKGMLDYYSKKGTVPSADMNVFHEYIKKSFHVEFSRNQLADKIRRLRKKYQNNVGRGKNPIFSKPHEQKAFELSKKIWGDSAANDIVSDQTVCNGNLGNTSRKPKKVVGSLLSKAILLGLAEEEIDWSLYPHLAESFQTKKEAWMMYMPNLEDSFVEQGACLLGSAKLKELEHNWRNLRMAELDLLCKRMELMREQVKLFQDACNSRK, from the coding sequence ATGCCCCCCAAACGCCCATCTCTCCTCGAAGAGCCACCAAccgcttcttcctcttctgacgaggaagaagaagaagaagaagaagtagaagaaggtCAAGAtccggaagaagaagaagaagaagacgacgatgatgacaatgatgatgagggcgaagaagaagacgagCAAGTGAAAAAGCCTCCTGTCAAGGCCGTCCATCCTCCTACTCCAAGTTCTGGATCCGGCCCTGATGCTCAGTCCTCGGAGTCGGAAGACGATGAAGATTCTGGTACCGAATCCGGCTCTGATTCTGAATCTCCAGAAGAGCCCACTCGCCCTTCCCGCATTGTTGATCCCAACATAAAAGCTATTTCCTCCAAGCCCATGGACAACGGCCTTAAGTCCAAGAACCCTGCGACGAAGCCCTCTGCTGCTCCCTCTCCGGCGACCCCTCCCGGTAAGTTTACGGTCGCAGCTAAGCGCCCTGCCGAGTCAGACAAGGATGGGAGAAAGGATTCCaagagagggaagaggaagCATTCGGATGAAGAGGAGGACGCTGGTGTATCTGACGATGCTGAGAAGAAACCTGGGGAAGATAGGAAGAAGCAGATGTTTCAAAGGGTGTGGACAGAGGATGATGAGCTTGCCATCTTGAAGGGCATGCTTGATTACTACTCCAAGAAAGGGACCGTCCCATCTGCCGACATGAATGTCTTCCATGAGTACATCAAGAAATCCTTCCATGTCGAGTTCTCCCGGAATCAGCTGGCTGACAAAATCCGTAGGCTGAGGAAGAAGTATCAGAACAATGTCGGCAGGGGGAAGAACCCGATTTTCTCAAAGCCACATGAACAGAAGGCCTTCGAGCTATCCAAGAAGATATGGGGCGATAGTGCTGCTAATGATATTGTCAGTGATCAGACTGTTTGCAATGGAAATTTGGGTAATACGTCTCGTAAACCTAAAAAAGTTGTTGGTTCGCTGCTGTCAAAGGCTATTTTACTTGGGTTAGCAGAGGAGGAAATCGATTGGTCTTTATATCCACATTTGGCCGAGTCATTCCAGACTAAGAAAGAGGCGTGGATGATGTACATGCCAAATCTGGAGGACAGTTTTGTGGAACAAGGTGCCTGTCTGTTGGGTAGTGCGAAATTGAAAGAACTGGAACATAATTGGAGAAACTTGCGAATGGCGGAGCTTGATCTTCTTTGCAAGCGTATGGAGTTAATGCGGGAGCAGGTGAAGCTTTTTCAGGATGCATGCAATTCAAGAAAATGA